From the Streptomyces syringium genome, one window contains:
- a CDS encoding phosphatase PAP2 family protein, whose product MQVPTRLSAPPAAPVRPTRSVWLRSGAVLCALFLVLLALAGSGWQPLDSLDRRVANDLHPVAVTHDGWTHAMRLLSDWLWDPWTMRAALAVTALWLLWRRQRLPALWIAVTSALGTALQQGLKAGVGRDRPHWADPVATAHYQAFPSGHALTATVACGLLVWLLWLHGAERSRVRAALAVSVVSVLGVGFTRVYLGVHWLSDVVGGVLLGAALVAASAWTYARYAQGPRWRARRGGPSAQPGTAPE is encoded by the coding sequence ATGCAGGTTCCCACGCGCCTCTCCGCCCCGCCCGCGGCACCGGTCCGGCCCACGCGCTCCGTCTGGCTGCGTTCCGGAGCCGTGCTCTGCGCCCTGTTCCTCGTCCTCCTGGCGCTGGCCGGCAGCGGCTGGCAGCCCTTGGACTCACTGGACCGGCGGGTGGCGAACGACCTGCATCCGGTGGCGGTGACGCACGACGGGTGGACGCACGCCATGCGCCTGCTGTCGGACTGGCTGTGGGACCCGTGGACGATGCGTGCGGCGCTCGCCGTCACGGCGCTCTGGCTCCTGTGGCGGCGCCAACGGCTGCCGGCGCTGTGGATCGCCGTCACCTCGGCGCTGGGGACGGCGCTGCAACAAGGCCTCAAGGCGGGGGTCGGACGGGACCGTCCGCACTGGGCGGACCCGGTGGCCACCGCCCACTACCAGGCATTCCCGTCCGGGCACGCGCTGACGGCGACGGTGGCGTGCGGACTGCTGGTGTGGCTGCTGTGGTTGCACGGGGCCGAGCGGAGCCGTGTGCGTGCCGCGCTGGCGGTGAGCGTGGTGTCGGTGCTCGGCGTCGGCTTCACCCGCGTCTATCTGGGGGTGCACTGGCTGTCGGACGTCGTGGGCGGTGTGCTGTTGGGTGCGGCTCTGGTGGCCGCCTCGGCCTGGACGTACGCCCGGTACGCCCAGGGGCCGAGGTGGCGGGCGCGCCGCGGCGGGCCGTCGGCACAGCCCGGCACCGCCCCGGAATAG
- a CDS encoding M56 family metallopeptidase yields MMVPLALLALAGLAAAMAPRLLTRADWPDREPVVALWVWQCVVAAVLLCCVLAMALSAAAAWQAVRGHVFALAPHGVMEAYALTAYGSWAAPLAVTLACGAVWTAAMLTREVHWARLRHRRRRAELLVRSPLLPGEEPGADRLLVLEGDRPDAWWLRGRATPQLVITTGALRRLKGARLDAVLAHEQGHARARHDWLLHCSSALANGFPQVPVFAAFRDQVHHLVELAADDAASRRFGRLTTALALVELNEESGVFGPCPSRLSQVPGRVHRLLEPTPRLTAARRLRLTAAAALVPAVPLLVTFAPGLSALGLGTPG; encoded by the coding sequence ATGATGGTCCCGCTCGCGCTGCTGGCCCTCGCCGGGCTGGCCGCGGCAATGGCGCCGCGCCTGCTGACCCGTGCCGACTGGCCCGACCGTGAACCTGTCGTGGCGCTGTGGGTGTGGCAATGCGTCGTCGCGGCCGTGCTGCTGTGCTGCGTGCTCGCCATGGCGCTGAGCGCCGCCGCGGCCTGGCAGGCCGTGCGCGGCCATGTCTTCGCCCTGGCACCGCACGGCGTCATGGAGGCCTACGCCCTGACCGCCTACGGGTCGTGGGCGGCACCCCTGGCCGTCACTCTCGCGTGCGGCGCGGTGTGGACGGCGGCGATGCTCACCCGCGAGGTGCACTGGGCGCGTCTGCGGCACCGGCGGCGGCGCGCGGAGTTGCTCGTGCGCTCCCCTCTGCTGCCCGGTGAGGAGCCCGGCGCGGACCGGCTCCTGGTGCTGGAGGGCGACCGGCCCGACGCCTGGTGGCTGCGCGGTCGTGCCACGCCGCAATTGGTGATCACGACGGGGGCGCTGCGGCGGCTCAAGGGGGCGCGGCTGGACGCGGTGCTGGCCCATGAGCAGGGACACGCGCGCGCCCGGCACGACTGGCTGCTGCACTGCTCGTCGGCGCTGGCGAACGGCTTTCCGCAGGTGCCGGTCTTCGCGGCGTTCCGCGACCAGGTCCACCACCTGGTCGAGTTGGCCGCGGACGACGCCGCCTCGCGCCGGTTCGGCCGGCTGACGACCGCGCTGGCACTCGTCGAACTCAATGAGGAAAGCGGGGTGTTCGGCCCCTGCCCGTCCCGGCTCTCGCAGGTGCCCGGCCGGGTCCACCGGCTCTTGGAGCCCACGCCCCGGCTGACGGCCGCGAGGCGGCTGCGGCTCACGGCCGCGGCGGCGCTGGTGCCGGCCGTGCCCCTGCTGGTGACCTTCGCGCCGGGGCTCAGCGCGCTGGGGCTCGGCACACCGGGGTGA
- a CDS encoding ATP-grasp domain-containing protein, translating to MTHGNAPRIAVIGGQVAALKKARKAGFDIVWVHGPHELDPSGLELVAEAHLTDYRDPQAVADLLAAVHRHRPLARVVSIIEDGLESAAAATTALGLPGTGLDTVRVLQDKLAFRELLAERGIEGVAARLGHDEADIRAFVAEFGPAVIKPRYGSGSLGVRLVQGPEAVADVAAWAAEFGLHTFVMEQYLQGPEFSVEAFSFAGEHVVIAYTAKEKLDSFVEVGHVQPAGLDADATARIDALVGRMLDAVGVKDGPSHSEVILTADGPRLVESHNRRGGDRITDLTHEVYGTDIDALGFLWYADRTAPITPGPARGGGAIRFLTAEPGIVESVTGADEVRADPRVVALQLSVAPGDTVAPIAWSYDRSGLLIVRGESADEARALAHELAARITIKTRPDTASGTPRSIAAVAPRPERLLGTTPSGTGS from the coding sequence ATGACACACGGGAACGCACCGCGGATCGCGGTCATCGGCGGCCAGGTCGCCGCCCTGAAGAAGGCACGGAAGGCCGGCTTCGACATCGTCTGGGTGCACGGCCCGCACGAACTCGACCCGTCGGGCCTGGAGCTGGTGGCCGAGGCCCATCTCACGGACTACCGCGACCCGCAGGCCGTCGCCGATCTCCTCGCCGCCGTGCACCGGCACCGGCCGCTGGCCCGGGTCGTCTCGATCATCGAGGACGGCCTGGAGTCGGCGGCGGCCGCGACCACGGCGCTCGGCCTGCCGGGCACCGGCCTCGACACCGTCCGCGTGCTGCAGGACAAGCTGGCCTTCCGGGAGCTGCTCGCCGAGCGGGGCATCGAAGGCGTCGCCGCCCGCCTGGGGCACGACGAGGCCGATATCCGCGCCTTCGTCGCCGAGTTCGGGCCCGCGGTGATCAAGCCCAGGTACGGGTCCGGCAGCCTCGGCGTGCGGCTGGTGCAGGGCCCCGAGGCGGTCGCGGACGTCGCGGCCTGGGCAGCGGAGTTCGGGCTGCACACGTTCGTGATGGAGCAGTATCTGCAGGGCCCCGAGTTCAGCGTGGAGGCGTTCAGCTTCGCGGGCGAGCACGTGGTCATCGCGTACACGGCCAAGGAGAAGCTGGACTCGTTCGTCGAGGTCGGGCACGTACAGCCGGCGGGCCTCGACGCGGACGCCACCGCCCGGATCGATGCGCTGGTCGGCAGGATGCTGGACGCCGTCGGAGTCAAGGACGGCCCCTCGCACAGCGAGGTGATCCTCACCGCCGACGGCCCCCGCCTGGTGGAGTCCCACAACCGGCGCGGCGGCGACCGGATCACCGACCTGACCCACGAGGTGTACGGGACCGACATCGACGCCCTGGGCTTCCTCTGGTACGCGGACCGCACCGCGCCCATCACGCCGGGGCCGGCCAGGGGCGGCGGCGCCATCCGCTTCCTGACCGCCGAGCCGGGCATCGTCGAGTCCGTCACCGGAGCCGACGAGGTGCGCGCCGATCCGCGGGTGGTGGCCCTGCAGCTCTCCGTCGCGCCCGGTGACACGGTGGCCCCCATCGCCTGGTCCTACGACCGGTCCGGGCTGCTCATCGTCCGTGGCGAGTCGGCCGACGAAGCGCGGGCCCTGGCCCATGAACTGGCCGCCCGGATCACCATCAAGACCCGGCCCGACACGGCGTCCGGCACACCGCGCTCCATCGCGGCCGTGGCCCCCCGGCCCGAACGGCTGCTGGGCACCACACCCTCAGGGACGGGCTCGTGA
- a CDS encoding NAD(P)-dependent oxidoreductase, whose protein sequence is MRVGFAGLGSMGGGMCRRLAERGFDVVAYDADPSVAAAAGEHPGVRTAEGIADLAAPVVITMLPDGAAVRQVADELLPHLAAGSLIVDTGSSAPEDTLALGRAAAGHEVSVVDAPVSGSPAAARAGELTLMAAGETEHVARAEQVLGALGTVYRVGPAGAGHALKALNNLLSAVNLAAVAEVMLAGRAFGLEPAAMLEVINASTGRNHASQTKIPDHVLPGTFDSGFALRLMLKDIRIGTSLLDSAGGPAAFGHACRELWEKAHDELPAGADNVEVVRWLENASGRELRA, encoded by the coding sequence ATGCGGGTGGGATTTGCGGGACTGGGGTCCATGGGCGGAGGGATGTGCCGTCGCCTCGCGGAGCGCGGGTTCGACGTGGTCGCGTACGACGCCGATCCGAGCGTCGCCGCGGCGGCCGGTGAGCACCCGGGCGTGCGCACGGCGGAGGGCATCGCCGACCTGGCCGCCCCGGTGGTGATCACCATGCTCCCCGACGGAGCGGCGGTCCGGCAGGTGGCCGATGAGCTGCTCCCGCACCTCGCCGCCGGCTCCCTGATCGTCGACACGGGCTCCTCGGCACCCGAGGACACGCTGGCCCTCGGCCGCGCGGCCGCCGGGCACGAGGTGTCCGTGGTGGACGCGCCGGTCTCCGGCTCCCCGGCCGCCGCGCGTGCGGGTGAGCTGACGCTGATGGCCGCGGGCGAGACCGAGCACGTGGCACGGGCGGAGCAGGTACTCGGCGCGCTCGGCACGGTGTACCGGGTGGGGCCCGCGGGCGCGGGCCACGCGCTGAAGGCGCTCAACAACCTGCTCTCCGCGGTCAATCTCGCCGCGGTCGCCGAAGTCATGCTCGCCGGGCGGGCGTTCGGCCTCGAACCCGCGGCGATGCTGGAGGTGATCAACGCCTCCACCGGCCGCAACCACGCCTCGCAGACCAAGATCCCCGACCATGTGCTGCCCGGTACCTTCGACTCGGGCTTCGCGCTGCGGCTGATGCTCAAGGACATCCGCATCGGCACGTCGCTGCTCGACTCCGCGGGCGGCCCCGCCGCCTTCGGCCACGCCTGCCGGGAGCTGTGGGAGAAGGCGCACGACGAACTGCCGGCGGGCGCCGACAACGTCGAGGTCGTGCGCTGGCTGGAGAACGCATCGGGACGGGAGCTGCGCGCATGA
- a CDS encoding amino acid ABC transporter ATP-binding protein: MSGPDVNEAGTDVVLRLESVRKTFGRSVVLRDVDLEVSQHTVTALIGASGSGKSTLLRCANLLEEIDDGAIFLDGEDITDPRVDPDAVRRRIGVVFQAYNLFPHMTVLENVTLAPRRVHGVPRAEAEERAHELLGRLGLDGKAGEYPDRLSGGQQQRVAIVRALAGRPRLLLLDEITAALDPELVGEVLSVVRDLKEEGMTMVLATHEMGFARDVADQVCFLDGGVVLERGTPAEVFGEPRQERTRRFLRRLVEAGRL, encoded by the coding sequence ATGAGCGGGCCCGACGTCAACGAGGCCGGCACCGACGTCGTGCTGCGGCTGGAGTCCGTGCGGAAGACCTTCGGCCGGTCCGTCGTGCTGCGCGACGTGGATCTGGAGGTTTCCCAGCACACCGTGACCGCGCTCATCGGCGCGTCCGGCTCGGGCAAGTCCACCCTGCTGCGCTGCGCGAATCTCCTGGAGGAGATCGACGACGGCGCGATCTTCCTCGACGGCGAGGACATCACCGATCCCCGCGTGGACCCGGACGCGGTGCGCCGCCGGATCGGCGTCGTCTTCCAGGCCTACAACCTCTTCCCGCACATGACCGTGCTGGAGAACGTCACCCTCGCCCCGCGCCGGGTGCACGGGGTGCCGCGCGCGGAGGCGGAGGAGCGGGCGCACGAATTGCTGGGGAGGCTGGGGCTCGACGGCAAGGCGGGCGAGTACCCGGACCGGCTCAGCGGCGGTCAGCAACAGCGCGTCGCGATCGTACGGGCCCTGGCGGGCCGGCCCCGGCTGCTGCTCCTCGACGAGATCACCGCGGCGCTCGACCCGGAGCTGGTGGGCGAGGTGCTGAGCGTCGTGCGTGACCTCAAGGAGGAGGGCATGACCATGGTCCTGGCCACCCACGAGATGGGGTTCGCCCGGGACGTCGCGGATCAGGTGTGCTTCCTGGACGGCGGGGTGGTGCTGGAGCGCGGTACCCCCGCGGAGGTCTTCGGCGAGCCGCGGCAGGAGCGCACACGGCGCTTCCTGCGCCGGCTCGTGGAGGCCGGCCGGCTGTGA
- a CDS encoding VOC family protein: MVHVLSSRVLLRPTDPERSRVFYGRTLGLAVYREFGTGPERGTVYFLGGGFLEVSGRATDPPAPGLELWLQVADAEAAHEEFLRQGVAVLEPPERKPWGLVEMWIADPDGVRIAVVEVPEDHPMRYRPGT; this comes from the coding sequence ATGGTGCACGTACTGAGCAGCAGGGTGCTACTGAGGCCGACCGACCCCGAGCGTTCGCGGGTCTTCTACGGGCGGACGCTGGGCCTCGCGGTCTACCGCGAGTTCGGCACCGGCCCCGAGCGCGGCACCGTCTACTTCCTCGGCGGCGGATTCCTGGAGGTCTCCGGCCGCGCCACCGACCCGCCCGCCCCCGGCCTGGAGCTGTGGTTGCAGGTCGCGGACGCGGAGGCGGCGCACGAGGAGTTCCTGCGGCAGGGGGTCGCGGTGCTGGAGCCGCCGGAGCGGAAGCCGTGGGGCCTGGTGGAGATGTGGATCGCCGATCCGGACGGGGTGCGCATCGCGGTGGTGGAGGTCCCGGAGGACCACCCCATGCGCTACCGCCCGGGGACCTAA
- a CDS encoding MFS transporter, translating to MKLTAGGRRLAAAALVQSLGIGLFMASSMAYFTRQVDLSANQVASGLALAGVVALGISLLGGVLADRYGARRVLAAVYLGRGVCCAAYVFVTDFWQFMVVTLCAVACDRAGPPVLQALVAVAVPERQERTRLLAVVNVVRNCGLGVGAMAAGVALASDTQAAYRVTLVAIGLAFLGGAVLVLRVSELTAPTAAEAAPEGTAEGPVKGRVLPDARYLTLTGLNFLLFFFDTMLLVAMPVWILEHTDAPRATVSVLFALNTVLVVVLQIPVSRLATGQRRTTRMLTWTGAVLAVSSLCFAASGSVAGGPAVAWLAAAVVTLSLAEVIANSAVWDLSIALAPEEQRGRYLSVFNLSVAGQRVLGPVMVTGLLLGSGSLGWVVAAGVLVVAGFAAERVARAAGERIRAEVAVHA from the coding sequence GTGAAGCTCACCGCGGGCGGGCGCAGACTCGCCGCCGCAGCCCTCGTCCAGTCGCTCGGCATCGGCCTGTTCATGGCGAGCTCCATGGCGTACTTCACCCGGCAGGTGGACCTCTCGGCGAACCAGGTGGCCTCCGGGCTCGCCCTCGCCGGTGTCGTGGCCCTGGGGATCTCGCTGCTCGGCGGGGTCCTCGCCGACCGGTACGGGGCACGGCGGGTACTCGCCGCGGTGTATCTGGGGCGGGGGGTGTGCTGTGCGGCGTACGTCTTCGTCACGGACTTCTGGCAGTTCATGGTGGTGACACTGTGCGCGGTGGCGTGCGACCGGGCGGGGCCGCCGGTGCTCCAGGCACTGGTCGCCGTGGCCGTGCCGGAGCGCCAGGAGCGCACCCGCCTGCTCGCGGTGGTCAACGTCGTACGCAACTGCGGACTCGGGGTCGGCGCGATGGCGGCCGGCGTGGCGCTCGCCAGCGACACCCAGGCCGCCTACCGGGTCACGCTGGTCGCCATCGGGCTCGCCTTCCTCGGCGGTGCGGTGCTCGTGCTGCGGGTGTCCGAGCTGACCGCGCCGACAGCGGCCGAGGCCGCCCCGGAGGGCACGGCCGAAGGACCGGTCAAGGGCCGGGTGCTGCCCGACGCGCGCTATCTGACGCTGACCGGGCTCAACTTCCTGCTGTTCTTCTTCGACACGATGCTGCTGGTCGCGATGCCGGTGTGGATCCTGGAGCACACGGACGCCCCGCGGGCCACCGTGTCGGTGCTGTTCGCGCTGAACACCGTGCTCGTCGTGGTGCTGCAGATCCCGGTCAGCCGGCTGGCGACCGGCCAGCGGCGCACCACCCGGATGCTGACGTGGACGGGCGCCGTACTCGCGGTGAGCAGTCTGTGCTTCGCCGCGTCCGGCTCCGTCGCGGGCGGGCCCGCGGTGGCGTGGCTGGCCGCCGCCGTGGTGACGCTGTCGCTGGCCGAGGTGATCGCCAACTCCGCGGTGTGGGACCTGTCCATAGCTCTGGCCCCCGAGGAGCAGCGCGGACGCTATCTGTCCGTCTTCAATCTGAGCGTGGCCGGGCAGCGGGTCCTCGGCCCCGTGATGGTCACCGGGCTGCTGCTCGGCTCGGGTTCGCTCGGCTGGGTGGTGGCCGCGGGGGTGCTCGTGGTGGCGGGCTTCGCGGCCGAGCGGGTCGCCCGCGCGGCGGGGGAGCGGATACGCGCGGAGGTGGCCGTCCATGCCTGA
- a CDS encoding GNAT family N-acetyltransferase: METAGSRTAEPTFRAATAADVPALVELVESAYRGDDSRAGWTTEADLLDGQRTDPDGVLAVVTDESSILLVVERDDEIVACCQLEHRGTHAYFGMFAVRPSLQGAGLGKVIMAEAERVVRAEWDAREMHMTVIRQRDELIAWYERRGYRRTGRMSPFPYGDDRFGIPQRDDLEFELLVKELAERA, translated from the coding sequence ATGGAGACCGCCGGCAGCCGCACCGCCGAGCCGACCTTCCGGGCGGCCACCGCCGCGGATGTGCCCGCCCTGGTCGAGCTGGTCGAGTCGGCCTATCGCGGTGACGACAGCCGGGCGGGCTGGACGACCGAGGCCGACCTGCTGGACGGCCAGCGGACCGACCCCGACGGCGTCCTGGCCGTGGTGACCGACGAGTCCAGCATCCTGCTCGTGGTGGAGCGGGACGACGAGATCGTCGCCTGCTGCCAGCTCGAACACCGCGGCACCCACGCCTACTTCGGGATGTTCGCGGTCCGCCCCTCCCTCCAGGGTGCCGGGCTCGGCAAGGTGATCATGGCGGAGGCCGAGCGGGTCGTCCGGGCCGAGTGGGACGCCCGGGAGATGCACATGACGGTCATCCGGCAGCGCGACGAGCTCATCGCCTGGTACGAGCGCCGCGGCTACCGGCGCACCGGCCGGATGTCCCCCTTCCCCTACGGCGACGACCGCTTCGGCATCCCGCAGCGCGACGACCTCGAGTTCGAACTGCTGGTCAAGGAACTGGCCGAGCGGGCCTGA
- a CDS encoding flavin reductase family protein: MTTAAPTVGAGQLRTALRGHASGVAVLTAATPSGPAGVTITSLTSVSAEPALVSFALAETSSTWARVKDCQAFGIQLLGAAQRDVAERFAAVGVDRFAPPTRWHTGPHGVPLLDDCAAWLVGTRHHQLKLGDHELIVCVVEHVRIGSPGDSLVHLHGGLHAAPGTPPASPGSPDGR, translated from the coding sequence GTGACCACCGCGGCGCCCACGGTCGGCGCCGGTCAGCTGCGCACCGCGCTGCGGGGGCACGCCTCCGGCGTCGCGGTGCTCACCGCGGCCACGCCCTCCGGCCCCGCCGGGGTGACGATCACCTCGCTCACCTCGGTGAGCGCCGAACCGGCGCTGGTCTCCTTCGCGCTCGCCGAGACGTCCTCGACCTGGGCCAGGGTCAAGGACTGCCAGGCGTTCGGGATCCAGCTGCTCGGCGCCGCCCAGCGCGACGTGGCCGAGCGGTTCGCGGCCGTCGGTGTCGACCGGTTCGCCCCGCCCACCCGCTGGCACACCGGCCCGCACGGGGTGCCGCTGCTCGACGACTGCGCCGCGTGGCTGGTCGGCACGCGTCACCATCAACTCAAGCTGGGTGACCACGAGTTGATCGTCTGCGTCGTGGAGCACGTACGGATCGGTTCCCCGGGGGACAGCCTGGTCCATCTGCACGGGGGCCTGCACGCCGCCCCGGGTACGCCCCCGGCGAGTCCCGGGAGCCCGGACGGCCGCTGA
- the eno gene encoding phosphopyruvate hydratase, whose translation MSEKAAGPAANTDTAIDTVTARRIIDSRGNPTVEVDVVLTDGSLGRAAVPSGASTGAREAVELRDQDSARWHGKGVDRAVAHVNGEIAASVRGRDAADQAGLDAALIALDGTATKSRLGANAVLGVSLATAKAAAAAHRQPLYRYLGGTDAHLLPLPMMNIVNGGAHADNPLDFQEFMIAPVGADTFAEAVRMGSEVFHTLRRDLLAAGHSTGVGDEGGFAPALRTAEEALDFVMAAIERTGYRPGTDIGLIMDPASSEFFRDGVYDYAGEGVRRTPSENADYLAALIDAYPVVSIEDPMAENDLDGWRELTARVGDRCQLTGDDVFCTNETLLREGIRTGVGNSVLVKVNQIGTLTEALAAVATAHEAGWTAVMSHRSGETEDTTIADLAVATGCGQIKTGSLSRSDRTAKYNQLIRIEEELGDSARYAGRSALRRA comes from the coding sequence ATGTCCGAAAAGGCAGCCGGACCCGCCGCAAACACCGACACCGCCATCGACACCGTCACCGCCCGCCGGATCATCGACAGCCGGGGCAACCCCACGGTCGAGGTCGACGTCGTCCTGACGGACGGGTCCCTGGGGCGCGCGGCTGTCCCCTCCGGCGCCTCCACCGGTGCCCGGGAGGCCGTGGAACTGCGCGACCAAGACTCCGCGCGCTGGCACGGCAAGGGCGTCGACCGCGCGGTGGCCCACGTCAACGGTGAGATCGCGGCGTCCGTGCGCGGCCGGGACGCGGCGGACCAGGCGGGTCTCGACGCCGCGCTGATCGCCCTCGACGGCACCGCCACGAAGTCCCGGCTCGGGGCCAACGCGGTCCTCGGCGTCTCCCTCGCCACCGCCAAGGCCGCCGCGGCGGCCCACCGGCAGCCCCTCTACCGCTACCTCGGCGGCACCGACGCCCACCTCCTGCCGCTACCGATGATGAACATCGTCAACGGCGGCGCCCACGCCGACAACCCGCTGGACTTCCAGGAGTTCATGATCGCGCCCGTGGGCGCGGACACCTTCGCCGAGGCCGTCCGCATGGGCAGCGAGGTCTTCCACACCCTGCGCCGCGATCTGCTGGCCGCCGGGCACTCCACGGGCGTCGGCGACGAGGGCGGCTTCGCGCCCGCGCTGCGCACCGCCGAGGAGGCGCTCGACTTCGTGATGGCCGCCATCGAGCGCACCGGCTACCGCCCCGGCACGGACATCGGCCTGATCATGGACCCGGCGTCGTCGGAGTTCTTCCGCGACGGCGTGTACGACTACGCGGGCGAGGGGGTGCGCCGCACCCCCTCCGAGAACGCCGACTACCTGGCCGCGCTCATCGACGCCTACCCGGTCGTCTCCATCGAGGACCCGATGGCGGAGAACGACCTGGACGGCTGGCGCGAGCTGACCGCCCGCGTCGGCGACCGTTGCCAGCTCACCGGCGACGACGTCTTCTGCACCAACGAGACGCTGCTGCGCGAGGGCATCCGCACCGGCGTCGGCAACTCGGTCCTGGTCAAGGTCAATCAGATCGGGACCCTGACCGAGGCGCTGGCCGCGGTGGCCACCGCCCACGAGGCGGGCTGGACGGCTGTCATGTCGCACCGCTCGGGCGAGACGGAGGACACCACCATCGCGGATCTGGCGGTCGCGACCGGCTGCGGCCAGATCAAGACCGGCTCGCTCTCCCGCTCCGACCGCACGGCGAAGTACAACCAGCTGATCCGGATCGAAGAGGAGCTGGGCGACTCGGCACGCTACGCGGGCCGCTCCGCACTGCGTCGGGCGTGA
- a CDS encoding TSUP family transporter, with translation MPELSVLVFASLAVFLGALVQGSLGVGLALVSAPVVQIAAPSLMPGSLLLVAAVLAALGAVREISHTDWYGVSWAMAGRIVGTVAASYVILVVSVSTLDLLSAGITLGVVSLLAFDPARLPRNRGTLIASGAVAGLTGTTSSIGGPFIALVYHREPGPTVRGTLSVFYTAGTLLSLGSLTVVGRLPGNQLAFGAMLLPAVVAGFALSGPVRRRVDGGGRMRGAVLVLAVVAALVLLVRGLAAI, from the coding sequence ATGCCTGAGCTGTCGGTCCTGGTCTTCGCGTCCCTCGCGGTGTTCCTCGGCGCGCTGGTCCAGGGCAGCCTGGGAGTGGGTCTCGCCCTGGTGTCGGCGCCGGTGGTGCAGATCGCCGCGCCGAGTCTCATGCCGGGGTCCCTGCTCCTGGTCGCCGCCGTCCTGGCCGCGCTCGGGGCGGTCCGGGAGATCTCCCACACCGACTGGTACGGCGTCTCCTGGGCGATGGCCGGGCGGATCGTCGGCACGGTGGCGGCCTCGTACGTGATCCTCGTGGTCTCGGTGTCGACGCTCGACCTGCTCTCGGCGGGCATCACCCTGGGCGTCGTCTCGCTGCTCGCCTTCGACCCGGCCAGGCTGCCCAGGAACCGGGGCACCCTGATCGCCTCCGGCGCCGTGGCGGGCCTCACCGGGACGACGTCGTCCATCGGCGGGCCGTTCATCGCGCTCGTCTACCACCGGGAGCCCGGGCCCACGGTCCGCGGCACCCTCAGCGTCTTCTACACGGCCGGGACGCTGCTCTCGCTCGGCTCCCTCACCGTCGTGGGCCGCCTGCCGGGCAACCAACTGGCCTTCGGGGCCATGCTGCTGCCCGCGGTGGTGGCCGGATTCGCGCTGTCGGGGCCGGTCCGGCGGCGGGTGGACGGCGGCGGCCGGATGCGCGGAGCGGTGCTCGTCCTCGCGGTCGTCGCGGCGCTCGTCCTCCTCGTCCGGGGGCTGGCCGCCATCTGA
- a CDS encoding MarR family winged helix-turn-helix transcriptional regulator produces MPTPEAAAIAAELRTAMGKLTRRVKHEDSIPLGQAAVLGALDRNGAMTTSDLAADQRVRPQSMARAVGLLMEQSLITRRAHPTDGRKSLVELSDAGRAALEAERGRRAGWLAQAIEAELTDEERALLARSAALLERLATR; encoded by the coding sequence ATGCCCACCCCGGAAGCCGCCGCCATCGCCGCCGAACTGCGCACCGCGATGGGCAAGCTCACCCGACGCGTCAAGCACGAGGACAGCATCCCGCTGGGCCAGGCCGCCGTGCTCGGCGCACTCGACCGCAACGGCGCCATGACCACCAGCGACCTCGCCGCCGATCAGCGCGTACGCCCTCAGTCGATGGCACGGGCGGTGGGGCTGCTCATGGAACAGAGCCTGATCACGCGCCGGGCGCACCCCACGGACGGCCGCAAGTCGCTGGTCGAGCTGTCGGACGCGGGCCGGGCCGCGCTCGAAGCGGAGCGCGGCCGCAGGGCCGGCTGGCTCGCGCAGGCCATCGAGGCCGAACTCACCGATGAGGAGCGGGCGCTGCTGGCACGGAGCGCCGCCCTGCTGGAGCGGCTCGCCACACGCTAG
- a CDS encoding DUF5134 domain-containing protein, whose protein sequence is MHGPPLVGWLLVALCAATGAYCLLSVRAGAAGERRAARGDALMGLGMAVMAVPAATLDTRPWGAPLFAVVFATGGLRALLLARECAEAHHLHHAVGAFAMVYMALAMSGTPVGGHAGASHEPAGTPLLTGLLLVYFAVYVVRAVAGLVPVMAGPSGEAAWADAPPRPGWQWRPELTNACRLTMGIGMLAMLLTL, encoded by the coding sequence GTGCACGGACCGCCGCTGGTCGGGTGGTTGCTGGTGGCGTTGTGCGCCGCGACGGGCGCGTACTGCCTTCTGAGCGTGCGGGCCGGCGCGGCGGGGGAGCGCCGGGCCGCACGCGGGGACGCGCTGATGGGGCTGGGCATGGCGGTGATGGCGGTGCCGGCCGCGACGCTGGACACCAGGCCGTGGGGGGCACCGCTGTTCGCCGTGGTGTTCGCGACGGGCGGGCTGCGCGCGCTGCTGCTGGCCCGGGAGTGTGCCGAGGCCCATCATCTGCACCACGCGGTGGGCGCGTTCGCGATGGTCTATATGGCGCTCGCAATGTCGGGCACCCCTGTCGGCGGGCATGCGGGGGCCTCGCACGAGCCGGCGGGTACTCCCCTGCTCACGGGGCTGCTGCTGGTGTATTTCGCGGTGTACGTCGTACGGGCGGTGGCCGGGCTCGTCCCGGTGATGGCCGGGCCGTCCGGCGAGGCCGCGTGGGCCGATGCCCCGCCGCGCCCCGGCTGGCAGTGGCGGCCCGAGCTGACCAACGCCTGCCGGCTGACCATGGGCATCGGCATGCTGGCGATGCTGCTCACCCTGTGA